A section of the Deltaproteobacteria bacterium genome encodes:
- a CDS encoding Bax inhibitor-1/YccA family protein produces the protein MKDFQVTMRPAYAVSDAQSALVRSVFGWMTAGLFLSGIVAMYVLNTPAVTQSILGKPGLFLILAFAEVGLVVWLSARVMKMSAVKATSVFLIYSALNGVTLAPLAFIYTRESLASTFMITSAVFGSMAVFGYVTRRDLSSLGSFLYMGLWGIIIASLVNMFLQSTAVGFVMSVAGVIVFTGLTAWDVNKIKNMSTYVEEGTDDFRRYAILGALSLYLDFINLFIMLLRFFGSHRD, from the coding sequence ATGAAAGATTTTCAGGTCACTATGCGTCCGGCTTATGCCGTTTCCGATGCACAATCTGCTTTGGTGCGTTCTGTATTTGGTTGGATGACTGCAGGCTTATTCTTAAGCGGAATAGTTGCCATGTATGTCTTAAATACGCCTGCTGTAACACAGTCTATTCTGGGGAAACCGGGATTATTTCTGATTCTAGCGTTTGCGGAAGTCGGATTGGTAGTTTGGTTAAGCGCCAGAGTGATGAAAATGTCTGCCGTCAAGGCGACGTCGGTTTTCTTGATATATTCTGCGCTAAACGGCGTTACTTTAGCTCCACTTGCCTTTATCTACACGAGAGAATCATTAGCGTCTACTTTTATGATTACCTCAGCGGTTTTTGGGTCGATGGCTGTGTTTGGCTATGTCACCAGGAGAGATCTTTCGAGCTTGGGTAGTTTTCTATACATGGGCCTTTGGGGAATAATAATCGCTAGCCTTGTAAACATGTTTCTGCAAAGCACTGCTGTTGGCTTTGTAATGTCTGTAGCAGGCGTTATCGTTTTTACTGGCCTTACTGCCTGGGATGTAAATAAGATAAAGAACATGAGCACTTATGTAGAAGAGGGCACGGATGATTTTAGGCGATACGCCATACTTGGAGCTCTGTCGCTTTATTTGGACTTTATTAACCTATTTATAATGCTCCTTCGTTTTTTCGGTAGTCATCGCGACTAG
- a CDS encoding NAD(P)-dependent oxidoreductase, with protein sequence MLAPLVVLFGGAGYIGSVLARRLLLENFRVRIVDNFLFGNSGIREIASNPQLEIVSADICDTHALSSATKGADVVVLLAAIIGRRKEPVERADMRDINFLASSVVLDAALEHGASRFIFASTDSVYGLQSGVIYETTTPEPVSLYSRLKLRMEERVINADSRYFHTTALRISTCHGYSPRMRFDLVANTFIRDAFFKNEIRVEGGNQYRSFVHVDDVARAFTSCIKAHANLISGEVFNIGSHGQSVQIKHLANIVKTLKPEINVLFEEAEVDMSDYYLSCSKANKILDFSPAWTLERSLQEVLTSLEAGEFPDAYNFKYYNIKDCISLK encoded by the coding sequence ATGCTTGCCCCATTAGTAGTCCTTTTTGGAGGCGCTGGTTATATTGGTTCGGTTCTAGCAAGACGGCTCCTGCTAGAAAATTTCCGCGTTAGAATCGTCGATAATTTTTTATTCGGCAACAGCGGTATTCGAGAGATAGCCAGCAACCCTCAGCTAGAAATCGTAAGCGCCGATATCTGCGACACACACGCACTCTCTTCGGCCACAAAAGGTGCTGACGTAGTAGTATTATTGGCAGCCATAATCGGCCGTCGCAAGGAGCCAGTCGAGCGCGCCGACATGCGCGATATTAACTTTTTAGCTTCTTCGGTGGTACTCGACGCCGCACTCGAGCACGGAGCTAGCCGCTTTATATTTGCCTCTACAGATAGTGTATACGGCTTACAGTCTGGCGTAATATACGAGACCACAACGCCCGAACCAGTGAGCTTATATTCACGACTAAAACTGCGAATGGAAGAAAGAGTAATTAATGCAGACAGTCGTTATTTTCACACAACTGCTCTGAGAATCAGCACTTGTCACGGCTATTCTCCGCGTATGCGCTTTGATTTGGTCGCAAATACGTTTATTCGAGATGCCTTCTTCAAGAATGAAATTCGAGTAGAAGGTGGGAACCAGTATCGCTCATTTGTACATGTCGACGATGTAGCGCGAGCGTTTACGAGCTGCATAAAAGCCCATGCGAATTTAATTAGTGGCGAAGTATTTAACATTGGATCGCATGGCCAGAGCGTTCAAATTAAGCATCTGGCAAACATAGTAAAAACTCTTAAACCTGAGATAAATGTGCTTTTTGAAGAGGCAGAAGTCGACATGTCTGACTACTACTTGAGTTGCAGCAAGGCCAATAAAATTCTCGATTTTTCGCCTGCTTGGACACTTGAACGCAGCTTGCAGGAGGTTTTAACCTCCCTAGAAGCCGGTGAGTTTCCAGACGCCTATAATTTTAAATATTATAACATCAAAGATTGCATAAGCTTAAAATAG
- a CDS encoding cysteine--tRNA ligase encodes MNNKFALPKIAFYNSLSKQIEALAPLEANKVRIYCCGPTVYNYQHIGNLRTYIFEDVLVRVLRYAGYEVLHVMNITDVGHLVSDADEGEDKMLLAAKRERKTSHEIAEYYTAVFLNDCRLLNISRPSVICKATEHIAEMIELIRRLEANGMAYQAGGNVYFDVSKFSTYGKLAGLDLAKLQAGARIEVDPNKRSPLDFALWFTKSKFENQELLWDSPWGLGYPGWHIECSAMSMKYCGETFDIHCGGIDHIPVHHTNEIAQSEGATQKPLANIWMHGGFLLMGQEKMSKSKGSFLTLGELVEQGFCPMSFRLLALGGIYRNELSFSLESLKNASYALEKLKSTVLALREEVAETGQPIEPASESNEFAQLKTLFCEAVYCDLGLPKAMSVLHQVVNSKTLSAAEKLSLIENFDLVLGLDVKSWRAQPIEIPHEIAELVNQRDEARKNRLWDLADELRRKIELLGFAVEDAQEKTKIVKKKK; translated from the coding sequence ATGAACAACAAATTCGCTCTCCCTAAGATTGCTTTCTATAACTCTTTATCTAAACAAATCGAGGCATTAGCACCGTTAGAAGCAAACAAAGTCAGGATCTATTGTTGTGGGCCTACAGTCTATAATTACCAGCATATAGGGAATCTAAGAACATATATTTTCGAGGATGTTTTAGTTCGGGTTCTTAGATATGCCGGCTACGAAGTGCTTCACGTCATGAACATAACGGATGTTGGGCATTTAGTATCAGATGCCGACGAGGGCGAGGACAAGATGCTCCTTGCCGCGAAGCGAGAGCGCAAGACTTCGCACGAGATTGCTGAGTATTACACGGCCGTGTTTTTAAATGACTGTAGATTGCTAAATATTAGCAGGCCTTCTGTCATATGTAAGGCAACTGAGCACATTGCTGAAATGATTGAACTAATTCGGCGCTTGGAAGCTAACGGCATGGCCTATCAGGCGGGTGGCAATGTGTATTTTGACGTTTCAAAATTCTCAACGTACGGCAAACTTGCGGGCTTAGATTTGGCCAAACTTCAGGCCGGCGCGCGCATCGAAGTGGATCCAAACAAACGAAGCCCATTGGACTTTGCCCTTTGGTTTACCAAATCCAAATTCGAGAACCAGGAACTTCTCTGGGATTCCCCCTGGGGCCTAGGCTATCCTGGCTGGCATATAGAGTGTAGCGCCATGTCAATGAAGTACTGCGGCGAGACTTTTGACATTCACTGCGGTGGGATCGACCACATTCCAGTTCATCACACTAATGAGATTGCTCAAAGCGAAGGCGCCACACAGAAGCCACTTGCGAATATTTGGATGCACGGTGGATTTCTTCTGATGGGGCAGGAAAAGATGTCAAAGTCTAAGGGAAGTTTTCTAACGCTAGGCGAGTTAGTAGAACAGGGGTTCTGCCCCATGTCCTTTAGATTGCTAGCTTTAGGAGGAATTTACCGAAATGAGCTTTCGTTTAGCCTGGAAAGCCTTAAGAACGCGAGCTACGCTTTAGAAAAGTTAAAATCAACAGTTCTAGCTTTGCGAGAGGAAGTCGCAGAAACGGGGCAACCTATCGAGCCAGCTAGCGAAAGCAATGAATTTGCTCAACTAAAAACACTTTTCTGTGAGGCCGTTTATTGCGATCTGGGCTTACCTAAAGCCATGTCGGTTCTGCATCAAGTAGTAAATTCAAAAACCTTAAGCGCAGCCGAAAAATTGTCGCTTATAGAGAACTTCGACTTGGTGCTCGGCTTGGACGTAAAAAGCTGGCGCGCCCAACCAATCGAGATCCCGCATGAGATAGCTGAACTAGTAAATCAAAGAGACGAGGCTAGAAAAAATAGGCTTTGGGATTTGGCAGACGAACTGCGCAGGAAAATAGAATTGCTGGGCTTTGCAGTGGAAGATGCTCAAGAAAAAACTAAGATAGTGAAGAAAAAGAAATAG
- a CDS encoding lytic murein transglycosylase, whose amino-acid sequence MLGLFRNASVVLLILFSSAVNAWAVDSRDANVSVIENALGFQALLPTSTRNELFLGAKPYYFSPFEPLPIKISLNDRKLKGWSYIANRLIEGGASPQIVSELLSDFRMPKNAPIFFSLAPREPRNLYRGHNTERTRLNALRFYKKNFYYFFRASYEFQVPEGVILAILQVETNCGSFTGKARVLPSLLRLADAASPDNVFRNFKRAQSARSSATLEQVSQRAKWLEETFLPHAIALIELAEQRAIHPLEIRGSGSGALGMPQFLPGHHFAYGVDGNSDEAIDLFSAPDAIFSVANYLNQHGWTKLDLDTPSKHAVIWHYNHSEPYIETVLALSDSLNSGIEKIKTSIKNELIVQSVQAPIGQIVPIGLVQPQ is encoded by the coding sequence TTGTTAGGATTATTTCGAAATGCCTCTGTGGTATTGCTCATTTTATTTTCGAGCGCCGTTAACGCGTGGGCAGTGGATTCGAGGGATGCTAATGTTAGCGTGATTGAAAATGCACTTGGATTTCAAGCCCTGTTGCCGACTTCTACCAGAAATGAGTTATTTTTAGGCGCCAAGCCCTACTACTTTAGCCCTTTTGAGCCACTGCCCATAAAAATTTCGCTTAACGATCGAAAGCTCAAAGGATGGAGCTACATAGCCAATCGCCTGATTGAGGGCGGGGCCAGTCCTCAAATAGTAAGCGAACTGTTGTCGGATTTTCGCATGCCGAAGAATGCCCCTATTTTTTTTAGTCTTGCGCCAAGAGAGCCTCGCAACCTATATCGTGGCCACAATACAGAAAGGACACGCCTAAATGCTCTGAGGTTTTACAAGAAAAATTTCTATTACTTTTTTCGTGCGAGCTACGAATTTCAGGTTCCGGAAGGCGTGATCCTAGCCATCCTCCAGGTAGAAACGAATTGCGGTAGCTTTACTGGGAAGGCGCGAGTTTTGCCTAGTCTTTTAAGGCTTGCCGACGCAGCGTCGCCGGATAATGTTTTTAGAAATTTTAAGCGCGCACAGAGTGCGAGATCCTCGGCAACACTGGAGCAAGTGAGCCAGCGAGCTAAGTGGCTGGAGGAGACTTTTTTGCCTCACGCCATAGCGCTAATTGAGCTAGCCGAGCAAAGGGCCATCCATCCGCTTGAAATTCGAGGTTCTGGCAGTGGCGCTTTAGGGATGCCGCAATTCTTGCCCGGACATCATTTTGCGTATGGAGTCGATGGGAACAGCGATGAGGCAATAGATTTATTCTCGGCTCCAGATGCAATATTTTCCGTTGCAAATTACCTCAATCAACATGGTTGGACGAAACTAGATTTAGACACTCCTAGCAAGCACGCTGTCATTTGGCATTATAACCACTCGGAACCCTATATTGAAACAGTGCTTGCTCTTTCGGATTCGCTAAATAGTGGAATCGAGAAAATTAAGACTTCAATAAAAAACGAACTAATAGTGCAAAGCGTTCAGGCTCCGATTGGCCAAATCGTCCCAATAGGACTGGTCCAACCGCAGTGA